In Malus sylvestris chromosome 2, drMalSylv7.2, whole genome shotgun sequence, the genomic stretch CTTTCCTCCCTCGTCAACCTCCAGACTCTCATCCTCGACCGCAACAACTTCACCGGCCGACTCCCGCCGTCGCTGGCTTCGCTTCCGTCGTTGGCCGTTCTCAGTTTGAACCACAACCTCCTCAACGGCTTTCTCCCGCGTTCTCTGGCATCTCTGCATACCCTCagagtcctctctctctcccacaaCTTCCTGGCCGGCGAAGTTCCTGACCTCAAAAGCCTCACAAACTTGCAACTTCTTGATTTGGAAGCTAACTATTTCGGGCCTCGTTTTCCAAGCTTACGTTCCAAGAACAAGCTGGTGACCCTTGTGCTCCGAAACAACAAGTTTCGCCTTGGAATCCAGACCGGATTCCGAGGCGGTTTTCAGCTCCAGAGGCTTGACATTTCACTCAATCAATTCGTGGGGCCTTTTTCGCCTTCGTGGCTGTCGCTGCCTTCCATCAATTATCTTGACATTGCCGGAAATAAATTCACCGGAGTGCTCTCCAAGAACATGTCTTGCAATGCTGAGCTTGCTTTTGTGAATTTGTCCTCAAATCTTTTGGCAGGGGACTTGCCCACTTGCCTCAAAAACCGGGGTTCGAAGAGCAGCAGTGTGGTTGTTCTCTATTCCGGGAATTGTTTGACGAATGTGGACCAGAAGCAGCCGCAGCATCCTTCTAACTTGTGCCACAATGAAGCTCTGGCTGTGGAGATACCGCCTTCTGGTGACGAAAAGCGCAAGAGGCTTCATGATAATAAACAAGTTGCATCAAGAGCCGTGGCAGGCATTGTGGGTGCCGCTGCAATTGTTGCTCTGGCTTTCATGGCTGTTAAGTGGTTATACGGCAAACAGCTGCCTGTTAAAAGTCCCAGAACACGGTTGATTAGAGATTCAGCTTCAACAGTCAACACAGCCAAGCTACTCTCGGATGCAAgtaattttgaaatttctttccttttcatcCTCTGTAAAATAGGATCACGAGAATCACTCACCATCACATTCTTTTATACACAATTACAGTAGGAGAGTCCTTTGTTTGCAGAATATATATCAGAAACAATGAAGCTGGGAGCCAGCATTCCTGCTTATCGAACATTTTCTTTGGAGGAGCTCAAGGAAGCCACGAATGACTTTGATGATTCGACATTACTTGGTGAAGGCAGACATGGACAGGTATTCAACATTACTTACTGATAGCATAGTTCAAAACTGTCGAAATGCACTAATACATAACATTTGAATTGTACAATCTCTCTGTTGTAGCTAATTGTCCTGTGGACTACCATTTCAAGAAATACTTAGTTTTCAGCATACTCTGGCGATTTTAATATGAATGACTTAGTCTTTATGATCTAGTTAAATGCAAATTTGTCACTCTAAAATGTTTGTTGTTTTGTAACAATAACGGCAGATGTATAGAGGGAAGCTCACCAATGGAACATTTGTTGCTATCAGAGGCTTGAAAATGAGAAAGAGGCAGGCTCCGCAAGTCTACACGCACCACCTTGAGCTGATTTCAAAACTGAGACATAGCCATTTGGTTAGCGCTCTTGGACATTGCTTGGAGTACCATTCCGATGATTCAGGCATCAGCAGAATATTTCTTGTATTTGAGTTTGTTCCAAATGGAACTCTAAGAGGCTGCATTTCTGGTAAAGTTACTTTCATGTACTTATACTGCTTTTCAGGGTTAATGGTTGCATTTTCAGTTACGTAACTCTGAATCATTCTTCTGTTAATCGTAGAAAGTGATTTCAGATTATGATGATATCCCATATTCTATACGTAATTCATgtgaaaacaagaaaaagaaagaaaaaaattcagtcATGATTTAGATTAAAGTATATAATATCTGATGCATGAAATGCTGGATGACGTGTTATCAGTATCTTTTAGCAGAAGGTTTCTAGGTGAGACCTATTTAATTGCTCAACATTGCATTCATATATGTAGCAATGGACAGTCATCCATTACTCTTTAccgatttcttcatcttctttgattGCTTCTGTTAGTAACATCTTTGCTTTTGGAGAAATTGGATATTCACGTCTAACACTTAGTTTGGCAGAAGGACCCCCAGAACGAAAGCTTACTTGGGCGCAGAGAATAGTAGCTGCAATTGGAGTTGCAAAGGGTATTCAGTTTCTGCATACAGGGATTGTTCCTGGTGTAAAATCAAACAATCTCAAGATAACAAATGTCTTATTGGATCACGATCTTCATGTGAAAATAAGCAGTTATAACCTACCTCTTTTAGCTGAAAACAACAGGGGAACGGTAAGACCTACAAAAATATACTGCTTTGGTGAGTAAAATCCCCCTCAACATTGTCCTCCGAGTTAACTTTTGCTTTTTTATCCATCAGGTGGGTACTACAGTTTCTTCTCCTGCACCGAAAGCAAGCATTCAAACTAGGTATTAGCATGTCTACTTTCCAACTATAGAAATCACATATTAAACGCATACGAGCTAGGCCAATAAATTCAGTTATTTGGTGCAGAGTCTAGACAAATACTTCAGCATGAAGCTCTCCtccacaaaattttaaattactcTTTCTGCAAAGCTTCATTTTTGAGTTATATAAGGAAGGGAATCCACCTCGAGTTGCTTCATGTTAATCATCATATAAGTGCCTGTCTGGTTCAGTTACTGATCATCATTAGTAACAATGACACCATTCTAAACGAAGTTCCTCATCTGAGTCTCCCTCTAGCTTCACAGAAATGCATTAATAAGCCCGCCTTTTGTCTAATGTGTTGCTTCGGTATCTCATGAAATCCTTATAAGCTCTTTTATTTTGTGTATTTAGTCATAGTTTCATCAGCATTACCAGACACGGTTACTCGTTTAGTATGGAAGATAGATCCAACTGAAATAAGTGCAAACCTCTTTATTTGgatgattttgttaattactcTCTTTTGCAGGGTTAACCATGAGTGTAAGAACGACGTTTATGATATCGGAGTAATCTTGCTAGAAATCATTTTGGGGAGGCCTATCATGTTCCAAAATGAAGTTGGTGTTTTGAAAGACCTTGTGAGTGTTTTCTCTTCAATCAATTTGTTCTTTTCTTTCACTCTCAAACTCTTTGAAATCATCCTGATTGAACCAACAAAAATTGCTTTCTCCAGCTAAACCAGAAATTCTGTTTTGGTTGTTTCTTACGCAGTTACAAGTAAGTTTGACCACCGATGACGCAGCTCGAAGGAGCATTGTGGATCCAGCGGTGCACAAGGAATGCTCGGATGAATCGCTGAAGACAATGATGGAGATATGTGTGAGATGTCTTTCCGATGAGGCAGCTGATAGGCCTTCAGTCGAAGACATTCTTTGGAATCTGCAGTTTGCAGCGCAGGTTCAGGATTCAGCGAGATATGACTTTTTGAGTAGTAATCAGGGCTCGCCCGTTTCATCACCCCAACTCCAGCTAATCTGACTTTCATCTTCCTCCTATCTTTCCATCAGTTAGGGAACACTGTTTGTAATGCTCCATACCAAATGGCAGATGTATATGCTCTATAAGCCCTTAATGTTAGTATTATGTTATCATGTCCTTCTAATTAGGTGTAACTCTTTATAAAACTCCCCCTCATACTGTcgagattttttttcaaatgtatttttctcctTCGAGTTTGTGCCTCCACATATGCAGAAGTGCGCAAATTTGGTTCTAACACTAAACATCTACATGTATGTATATCCTTTTTCAAGACTTCGATACCGATAGTAAGAGTGAAGTAATTTTCTTCCCTCGTATCTCTAAGATTTCCGTGATATCGGCCCGTTTTATTTATCTTAGCAGAGCATAAGTACTTGATTTCGAACCatattaaaggaaaaaaaagaggaagacaTGCCAATCAGTAGGCCCGAAAAGGAGACTGGCCCGAATTCAACATTTGCATAACTCAAACTGAAACTGGCCACCTATCTCAGCATCAAATCTTATGTAATGTACTCCTGATACGCATTACCCCCTTGGTACGTCACCGAGAAAAAACACTGGGATATCATCTTAATCCTAAACTGTGTATATCGAGCTGAATGAGAGCCTTTACACGGTCTCCTCAAAACAAATTGAGAGCGAGAGAGGGCTGCTGGATTTGCCTGTAAAACCCGATCAGCATCGATTAGCATTTAAACGCGTTGTATATGTAAAGCTACCGAATGCATGATTAGTAGCATGAACTAAAACAACATGGTTTGACAGTTAAAATGGTCAGCCAAATTATATGTGAAAAAATGCTTACCCAAGTAAACCGAAGATTCATCATTTGATTGTAATTCCCCAGCTAAtcaaagaaaaaccaaaaattaaaaaataaaatcagcaTATAGTATGGAAAATAGTCGGAACAAAAGCAGAATTTGACTGGAAAAAAATACACATTTCTTGTAATTAAAAACATCATTGTGATTTCTTGACAAACCTTGCCTACCCTTCCTGCTCTGCCCTTCTTTGTTGCAACCATTGTCCCATAGATGCGCTTCGTATCGACCGGTCCCTTCGTGCCTGATCAACACAAATGcatcaagaaataaaaaaactcaGCAACGAGGCAACTATTCTTCATGGTTTCATATAACGAAAATGCTCAATCAACCATGAATAAACAATAGCAATCATCGCTGATCAATCTTTCACCAAGAAACAACAAAAAAGCATACTTTTGAACTGAGTGAGGGATCTGAGATGTTTGAGAGCTGGAATGTTTGAGCAATTTGTGCGAAAAAGTTGGAAGAGCTTTGAACTGAGTGAGAGACAGAGAGTGTGGAGTGAGAATGGCAGAGAGAattaaaaccaaaccaaacagtAGAAAATCAAGTATACAAATAGTACTTATCTTGTGAATGAGGACATGCAGACACAGGATGGACGAAGCAGAGCACATCCAGGGTCCAACTCCTTGTCCTGTAATTCCAGCATATAAACAGCAAAATACAAAACCAGAAACCCCCAAATTTATTCATTTCTTATTGAAAATCCAGAAAATAGCGGTAGGTCTCGGTTCAAGACTTGGGAGAAGCCtttccataaatgggggtaaggctagccgacattcacctctcccagaccctgcgtaaagcgggagctttgtgcactgggtacgactttTTAAGTAATGCACAGAAAACCCAGATCCCACCCCAAATTTATCCTTGAAGGTTTTTTATAAATCAACCAACCATGAATCAGAGAAGAAGCAGAGGATTGAGTAAGGCAAGGAGAGACTTCCACAGCAAGAGAGAATGTTTGAGCGCGGTGGTGCTGTCGAAAACGGACCAAGGGGACAAACCTAGACCCCCAGCCACGATCCCTACCCCTCTCCCTCAAATCCCGACGGTCCCCATGCTTTTCTCTGACTGTTGTCCCCTCTCCCACTCATGAAATCGAGGATCTGTAGTAATGGCGCTGAGATCcccactcctccctctccctctctctcagttgctctgtctttgtctccctctctctctatctctatgtTTATGTCTATCGGCATGGCCTCCCATCCCTGAAACCCTCACCGAGTGATCCCTACTCCTCcctctctatctctatctcaAAGGCAGCATGGCCTCCCATCCCCAAAACCCTCACCGAACGAAGAACGATGAGGCAGtggtaattttgtaaataacGTGAAATCCACCAACAGCAGGGGAAGAAAGAGCCAGTGGCAGAATGGTAAATAATTTGCACAAAAAGATGCACTACAAAGGCGGTACGAACGGAGTCACCCCTAAATGCACCAATGCAAAAAACACACATTTCACCAGagtaaattcaataaaataacaaaTCAATAGAATAAAATCTCAAATCAATATACGCATCtctaaagaaattaaataacCAATAGATGGGTGAACAAATCAAGGCAGTTTGATTTTCACTTATATTCAATTCAGCTGATATCAAGAACTTAAAAGTTTTTATTCATAAAAGTTGTAATCTCAAAAAAATAGTCTGTTTGCATAAGAAACATAAGCGGTATGCAGTTCACATATGGTCTGAAAgcaccaaaaattacaaaagaaaagaataagaatccacactaaacaaaaaagaaacgaAATCCAACAAATCCCGCATTGTTtcataaatataatatttactCAGTATCACTATTGTATTGCGGCAGATTTTTATGACACTACAACACATACTATATGACCAACTTCATTTCTCACTCCTTTTAGACTAAAGTGGTTTTAAAATGAAggcttacaatttattgaaccAACAAATCTAAagccacatatatatatgcagttGAAACTCATATGGAACGTGCCCAAGAGAGTATCTGAGTTAAGAACTCCAAAGCTTAAGCAAAACCCACTCTCAACAATGttgtaaaaaaagaaagaaaaaaaaaagtcaaaataatttgaaataattcatAATTGCAAGCAAGAAAAGGCTCCAATTCAAAAAGCTCTGCAATGTCATGAAATTGGTTCTTCACTAAGATATTTATAGGAATCCAatccatttttttaaaataaacgaGAAGCATGCAAGACAATTTGGTTCTTCACCTAATCAGCTCAAAGTGCCCTTGCCAAAATACATTTTTCAACTGAAATAGATTTATGAGACTATAAGTATCCCCTTTTTTATGCCATATCTAATTAATTTCATGTCATTCTGAAAATGGCCTATTTACCATTTCCGCAAGATACAGATTAGATCTTGTAGTAAATTTAGACGAAATAAGGCATTTGATTTAAAATCATAATAAATAGAACCTGAATCACATCactacaaatacaaataaaagaaaatgaaattattcCCATTTGGTGGctaagaaaaccaaaaaaagtATGTAACTTTTTCCCCCTAAGAACATACACATAAAAATTCCACCAGAAATTGCGGTTCCCACAAATCCAACAACAAATCAAGAAACCCCATGACCCCATTTTCCTTTCCACATTTTCCAGGCAACCAAACAGACCCCAACCCAACCCTAATTTCGAAATCGCTCAACAATGGGCGGAGAACGCATTTATATAAGATGAAATTagaatttagttttttttaagtaaaaaaGCCAAAGCACATTTTCATAGAGTCCAGTAGCTAGACAAAATCATAATAGCCAATAGCAGACAAATCCATAATAGCCAATATGGTCAAGAACAAAACTATGAGGAATATCAAATACCTCACAGGGACACAAAACTACTTGAATGTACTCCAACGAATGTAAATCCAGCATTCTCTAAAAACTATCTCCATCCTACATCATCATCTACCCTTAAGCACAACCACTCAAATTGTAAAAGACCTGAAAACCATGATCTACACCACAAATAATACTACTAATCCATAAACCAATCAGTCATCAAGCATATTCTTTTATCTTTTCCTAATTTGATTGTATATTGTATTTATTTGCAATGCTCCAAAACAATGAAATGCACATGATTTCTCTTTTCCTCCTAATTTGCAAAAACAAATCAGTAGCCAATCCCAATTTAAATTAACAGAAAGGggggaaaaaaacaaaagacaactTGAATTCAAAAGATTCTACATGATGTACCACACCACCATTTAGATTCACCATTTCTCACTTTCACCATTTAACGTATTTAGAAAGGTTATTAGGGTGATTTGCTATATAAGACTCACTTGGGAGTTGGGAGCGAAGTTATAAGTTGCAAGCTCTCTTGAAATGCAGTAATGAATTTGGATAATATTGGACCTGGAAGAAAATATCACATGCACAACAAGCTGCAGCAACAATTAAAAAAAGAGATCTTAAGCAAAAACCATGAATACAACTCAAACGATAACCCAAATCAAATGCACCAAATCTCacatcaaaaaataaattatacaaaTTGACATATTGGTAGAAACCCAACAGAGATTttagcgagagagagagagagagagagagagagtaccaaaGGGAGTGAGATATGGTTGTAACTGGAaagcaaaaataaattatataaattgataTATAATAACAGTTGTTTGGGATATAGATATGGGTGTGTACCTGGAAAGATTAAAATTCACCATGCATGCCGTATTTGTGGAGGACTTGCTCTAGTTCTTCCATCGTGATATACCTGATAATCAGAATGCATTTTGGCAACATTGTTATAAATAAGATGTTGATGAGTTATAACCTTACTCCGTGTTATGTAATTGGAATTTAAGAGCATTATGTAaaagatattaaaaaaaaaaaagaaaaaaaaagagtccaTATCTATCATGATCTCTGCATACCCGCTGCTGTCTTTATCGAAGTGTTGGAAGGAAGTGTAGAGATGTTCTCTATCCATCCAGTTCAAGTGCATTGTTGCTGCGATGAACTCATCATAGTCTATGGTTCCGTTGCCATCAGCATCAGCCTAATGAAAAGACATTCATTAGAACTAATGTACGTAAGCACCAAAGaaatacagagagagagagaaggaaccTGCTCGTAATGGCAGAGAAGGGTTGAGTAGTGTTTCCTCAGCACAAATGAAGCACTTGTTGTGTTGGGGAGAACATGAAAACACATCCCACTTCCTCCATTTCTTCTCAGCAACtatctacacacacacacacacacacacacatatatatatatatataattaagtacatatgattttcttttatctttcattttaaaaattgaaaaattaataattcatatttaatttagtGAAATGAAGAACTACAGATAAAATAGATAGCCCAACATTCTCAAAGACACCCCTCCTTGTTGCCTCCACATGTAAATGCTCCCATCTTCAATTcacaaatataaacaacaatTTATATGGAATCAAAGACCCATACTTTATAATTACACTAAAAGTTTAACACCTTTAAATATtctatacaaaaataaataataaatctcAGAAATGCATATCAGTCCAAGGTCTCAAGTTCTCAGAGTGGGGAATTAGTGATTAGAACAGTTAATTATCTACTCCTTTTTGGTCAAAATTTATACAATTTCCAGCAAAACCCAAGACTCAATAATACAAAAGGAACCCAATACATGATTAAAGCAATATTATACACAACTTATGCAAGTCCAAAGAAACCCATTTGATCAAACTTactgaataaggaaaaaaaattacaatagaAGTATGCATTAATAATTACCTCAACAGCTAACGGAGCCAAAGCCAAACCCTAGAGATTTGAAGGGCAGAGACAATCACAGAGACAGGAAAAGACCTTTCCCACTGCTGCTGCTGCCAcgttctctctctaaaaaccaattggaaattgtttagagagagacagagagggtGATgataagtatgaaaaactaaaatACATGCAAGCTTGAATTCGAGTCCCAAATTGAAAACAGAAAGGAGGAGTGTAAGGGTGGTTTACCGAGGTCGGGAGTAATGAGTCTCTTAAGAGAAGCAGATGAACAGTGGCAGTAGCCACTGCACAGTGAAAGGCCTTCTCCTGTGTGTCCTGAGCAGAACGGAATGAGTGGTGGTGGTTCCATGGTGATGTTTCGCCGGAAAATGGAGGCGTTGGTACACCTGTGTGTCCTTGATTATATATCAGAATTCATAAACAAAGTCAGAAGAAAATTGATGATTATTAAGCCAGTAATGAATAATGGGTAT encodes the following:
- the LOC126582524 gene encoding probable inactive leucine-rich repeat receptor-like protein kinase At3g03770 yields the protein MANSHLLLLLLISSLFSVHHSGAATESESESLLKIQQLLNYPPPLTLVSSKDGHSLCSVEPTPSLTLSCYQGNVTQLHISGGEAAFPPLPRDFSTHSLFSALASAFPTLKVLSLVSLRLWGPLPPSLARLSSLEILNLTSNYLSGAIPPHLSSLVNLQTLILDRNNFTGRLPPSLASLPSLAVLSLNHNLLNGFLPRSLASLHTLRVLSLSHNFLAGEVPDLKSLTNLQLLDLEANYFGPRFPSLRSKNKLVTLVLRNNKFRLGIQTGFRGGFQLQRLDISLNQFVGPFSPSWLSLPSINYLDIAGNKFTGVLSKNMSCNAELAFVNLSSNLLAGDLPTCLKNRGSKSSSVVVLYSGNCLTNVDQKQPQHPSNLCHNEALAVEIPPSGDEKRKRLHDNKQVASRAVAGIVGAAAIVALAFMAVKWLYGKQLPVKSPRTRLIRDSASTVNTAKLLSDAKYISETMKLGASIPAYRTFSLEELKEATNDFDDSTLLGEGRHGQMYRGKLTNGTFVAIRGLKMRKRQAPQVYTHHLELISKLRHSHLVSALGHCLEYHSDDSGISRIFLVFEFVPNGTLRGCISEGPPERKLTWAQRIVAAIGVAKGIQFLHTGIVPGVKSNNLKITNVLLDHDLHVKISSYNLPLLAENNRGTVGTTVSSPAPKASIQTRVNHECKNDVYDIGVILLEIILGRPIMFQNEVGVLKDLLQVSLTTDDAARRSIVDPAVHKECSDESLKTMMEICVRCLSDEAADRPSVEDILWNLQFAAQVQDSARYDFLSSNQGSPVSSPQLQLI
- the LOC126582714 gene encoding uncharacterized protein LOC126582714 isoform X1 yields the protein MVNFNLSSYNHISLPLLVVHVIFSSRSNIIQIHYCISRELATYNFAPNSQDKELDPGCALLRPSCVCMSSFTSQFKALPTFSHKLLKHSSSQTSQIPHSVQKHEGTGRYEAHLWDNGCNKEGQSRKGRQAGELQSNDESSVYLGKSSSPLSLSICFEETV
- the LOC126582714 gene encoding uncharacterized protein LOC126582714 isoform X3 — its product is MVNFNLSSYNHISLPLDKELDPGCALLRPSCVCMSSFTSQFKALPTFSHKLLKHSSSQTSQIPHSVQKHEGTGRYEAHLWDNGCNKEGQSRKGRQAGELQSNDESSVYLGKSSSPLSLSICFEETV
- the LOC126582714 gene encoding uncharacterized protein LOC126582714 isoform X2, which produces MCSASSILCLHVLIHKISTICILDFLLFGLVLILSAILTPHSLSLTQFKALPTFSHKLLKHSSSQTSQIPHSVQKHEGTGRYEAHLWDNGCNKEGQSRKGRQAGELQSNDESSVYLGKSSSPLSLSICFEETV